Within the Periophthalmus magnuspinnatus isolate fPerMag1 chromosome 7, fPerMag1.2.pri, whole genome shotgun sequence genome, the region ACCATATTCTCTCTATTCAGTAAATATGGTGATGGTGAAAGAATGCACTTCTGTCGCTAATCGACAGTGTGTTAAAAAAGATGGTATGTGCAATAAatactacattttatttcaaattatacACAATTTAtacattgtaattttaatgtaaaaataatcattGTTTTTTGTGTACCTAGAAGACAAGAGGCCGGAGTTACCTAAGTaagatcttttttcttttttttttttcatattttattgtattatttattttattagccaATATTGCAGTATTGTTTCATTTGAAATATAGCATCCCTAGCTCGTACCATttgaagtaaaatgtaaatgtaaagtaaatctGGGTTAGCATATCCTTCCTATGTTACAAATTTCTCaaatttgtgttttgcttttcaGAATAGTGGACTGTAACCCATTATGCAAAGTGATAACAACAAAAAGTCCACATATTTCTACTAACACTGcaactattgctactactactactactactactactatgacaagAGGGTCAAATGTCACAACAACAAAAGTCCGTAAGTCCACTCTCATGTGCATTGTATTCTACAACTGAAATCAGattcctcactacctaaaccccagcttgtgcagccaatcatgaatcagtgctagtgcagcctctgcatcAGTGAGTAAATTTTGGAGGTtcagagctttcacatgagacatggcctgtccatatactgagaatgagaaaaaactcCATGTAGAGGACAGTGTGTGACAACCcaagttcagttgtgattgtagtacttttttttttaatcagttacAAATAATTTCACTGAAACATCCAGTCATTACAAATCTAGAGTGTATTTATCTATTGCATATTAACGGATGATGTTGAATGTTTGTCAGCTCCAGCTCTAAACCCTCTGGTGTGGGTGCTGCTGTTGGTGGTAATGCTGCCTCTTACGTGCTGCGTCTGTTTGTTGTTCATGACAAACCTGTACAAATATGTACACCTCTGCTGCTCATGCTGGAGAGACAAGCAGCACATGGAGGCACCTCTTCAGACAGACGCAGGTAAAGGACAAatccatggatctattaaaataacaaaacataacaaataacaaaacaataacacaccCCATCATTACAAGTAATTCCCAACAGCGTAGAAATATTTAAggtgtaaatatatattacaaTTATTTATCATTAACATCACAAGTATTTTTGTCACAGCTCTTTGATTTTAGAGCTTTTTTTCCATGGTTCTGGGTTTGCTCCACAGAGTGCACTTACATATAAGTGCGCATATATGACATATATAATGCTTATATAACAAGATATATTTGTTGACTAAAAGCAAATTGGAGACTAGATCAAAGTTGCACTTTTAAACCTCAGAGCTCTAAACCAGACCATGAACAAACTCAATGTCAAAGGAACACACCTGTACGTGTCCCAtgaagaaaagcaaaactgttCATCATAGTTAAgataaaaagtatattttctgactaaaactactactaactaTCAAACTATTAAATTAGCAAGACATTTCTGTCGACTAAAACTAGACTGAAACTAAAAGAGTAATTAGCCATAATAAAGCATGCACAAAGATTTAATTCATAATTCAAAATGTCAGAGTACTTGTTGTTATGACTGATTTAGGCTTAATAAGTACTTAATTGAGAGGTTAGAATTAGGGTATTTGGTACTATTTGTCCATTATGacttaagtctttgttcatgttttagtaaGGCTAATTAAAATGTAGCTATTACAAAGTGTAGACACTATTATCTACTATCTATTATCACTTTTATACTATTACTTCTAAGACTACACCCTATGCTGTCATACATGCAGTGCtgctgaaatgtcttgcctaaggatttAACAACTGAAAGATGGATAAAATGTGACAAATATTGAAAACAATTATAGGGAAAAGTTTacatattaaatgtgtttttctgcaaagcTTAAAGATTTTGATGAAACAGGAAGCTAACTTGTTATCTTTTCACTGAACAGAACGAGGCTGTCTTCAAAGCCCGACCACACTGGTGCGTACTCTGGCCTTTTCTGATAACTATCTTTAAGTTTGTCATGAATGTGAGTGTTTAATCTAAACATTGAAAATGTCACCAGAAGTTCATTTGGAGACCCACAAATGTTCTCACATTTAACCTTTATTCTGTTCAGGATTTTACCTTCTATGAGGAAACTCCCATGATGGAGGTTATGAGCCCTGTCCCACCAGAGATACCTGCCCACAGTGCCCCCCAGCTGCCAGAGGTGGAACACAGCGGTAATACACGTAGACCAAAGAGATTATAAGTACAcctacttgagtaagagtaccATTACTTAAAAAAGGGCAttgtagtcttgttttagactaGTGATACACATGTTTCAACCTGGTGTTACTCTAAAAAACAATTGTTTTCTTAGTCAGTACTTGTGAAAAGTGGGAAAGTTAGAGGTAGGTGGTGGTACGCGTCccctgtagccacagctgccccgggacagAACTGTGTGACTGCCAATCTCCACCCTCCTACCACCTATCATACAATACCACACAGGTAGCCTGTTAGTTAGATTTGTCCACTAGGGattaaaacattgatttaaaaaaaaataagataattAATCATATTTGAATGGCTATGTTTTCAGCCAAagaataattaaattaaatgtgtgCATATTTGCTGTACAAGAAATAACCAAATCTGTATTAACCCCAAAAGTGGACCACCCTCTGTAATTGGATGAGGCAGCAGTGCTTTCTCACTGTATTTTAGAAACTGCATGTTTGCATCAGTTTTGTGGCTGTTGTGGCGGAGAGGTAGGATTGGAAAACAGCAGCTTCTGCAGTGTAGCTCTTCTACAGATCAGATAGGGCTATCCCTGAGTATAGCATCACAAACTGaaagatttatatttattttctataatataatgagtaaatgtgtatatgTAGGTGTATTTTAAATTGCATCAATAATTTACAAATGAGCAATAATGACTGAGGAACATTAGGGTTAGGAAATTCTGCATAATGGCTCAGTTTTATCCCGGAGCTGGGAAGTTGCCAGATACAAACATGGTTGTGTAGAGTTTTTGCACCTGAAAGGCAATATGTTATGTACATGATAATACtgcaattattatattatattgttcattcactttttcgACAAACTTCAAACACTTAACATTTTCCCTCTGATTTTCTGTCTGCCAGTTTTGCAGCTGTGTTCAGCTGTTGTTAAATCTTTTTTCAATTTATTCCTATAAGTGTCACTGTCttaataaaagccaaaagtaaaatctgtcaactggacaaaaaggttGTAAGAgcgaagacatttcgctgctcatccaagccacctcttcagttctggtcagattactggtggacactgccttatatctgtctgaagggaggagctaactacactgaaactgtaaacagctattgtttacagtttctgcatgtagactaggtctattgagctacacttggcttttactatggatctgacctggacaactgaggaattaCGCAGTCACTGTCTCAACAATCTTGCAATGGATTCAAGCAAAACAATTATGAAGAGCTAGTCTTATTGTAGGCTACATGCCCTTTAAcctagatcttttttttttctttggttttgGTGACTTCAAGTGCACAATGTTACAATTCAGCTAACTATTTTTAGGTTGGTTTCCATTTAAAACTATTGAAACCACTTTGACCTGTTTCAGTTGTTTCCTGGTTTACAGTTTAGGCTGGGTTTTACTTGGTAACTCTACACATGTGTGCTATATTTAACCCACATAAACAGTAATATCTGCTGAATGAGGTCAGAGAGGTGGCTCTGTCCGTAAGACCCCACTCCAACCAACCACCAACTAACACTCTACTTGACTTACTGTCTCAGTCTGCCATTTACTCTGAAAACCCCTGTGGTTTGAACAGAGCAAGAGAACTGAC harbors:
- the si:ch211-112c15.8 gene encoding tumor necrosis factor receptor superfamily member 1A encodes the protein MTRGSNVTTTKVPPALNPLVWVLLLVVMLPLTCCVCLLFMTNLYKYVHLCCSCWRDKQHMEAPLQTDAERGCLQSPTTLDFTFYEETPMMEVMSPVPPEIPAHSAPQLPEVEHSALSDQTKWEPFPAIVLYAVIKEVPLRRWKELMRLLSVADQQLERVELDVGLSSMERQYQQLRLWSQKSEAKIDDIYSALHYMELTGCAHMIRESLDQIRLRSQGGVV